A genome region from Panicum virgatum strain AP13 chromosome 4K, P.virgatum_v5, whole genome shotgun sequence includes the following:
- the LOC120703585 gene encoding O-fucosyltransferase 16-like, with protein MGQPRRRGNPHGHHLRCPRRIALPAAALALLFLAVTLLAASLLFAPPLADLRPGLAASSTSRRFLRRSPTHGWIRQDDLWRSKLASNFYGCSNCSSKFPDSSITTQPDRFLIVVTSGGLNQQRTGVRFFSSCFFFGYK; from the exons atgggccagccgcggcggcgcggcaaccCGCACGGCCACCACCTCCGGTGCCCGCGCCGCATTGCGCTGCCGGCGGCCGCGCTGGCCCTGCTCTTCCTCGCCGTCACGCTCCTCGCGGCCTCACTCCtcttcgcgccgccgctcgcggacCTCCGCcccggcctcgccgcctcctccacctcccgcCGGTTCCTCCGCCGCTCCCCG ACACACGGATGGATTCGGCAGGATGATCTTTGGCGCTCAAAGCTTGCTAGCAACTTCTATGGATGCAGCAACTGTAGCAGTAAATTTCCTG ATTCCAGCATTACTACACAACCGGATCGATTCCTAATTGTTGTTACAAGTGGAGGCCTCAATCAGCAGAGAACGGGGGTGAGGTTTTTCTCTAgttgctttttttttgggtACAAGTAG